One Gordonia sp. SID5947 genomic region harbors:
- a CDS encoding DUF1266 domain-containing protein encodes MPIPPITPFPSGEKSSLGRPFIWQSDAPLPERPQAALNVGAHMWIPNQYACDTIALDDDPEVLRTRIREWWGITDDVSARKTVGLLLDGMHSSTFEVIAPLVAEAISRTPGHDPEVHREFLAARAAARGESPGYWIGHYNALYNLRTAKLLRNTVSDRHFPTHVRAWDLGRLPFVVRTCLRSGYLEVDECWPMLFAGLDSARSYYANWRQFAHGVVIGRAYWSALTDIGKAGDAAQAAGNWVNALLVRSDSPWRRMPLWPEEEPQRRVP; translated from the coding sequence GTGCCCATCCCGCCGATCACCCCGTTCCCCTCCGGGGAGAAGTCGTCGCTGGGCCGGCCGTTCATCTGGCAGAGCGACGCACCTCTTCCCGAACGCCCGCAGGCGGCATTGAATGTCGGCGCGCACATGTGGATCCCGAATCAGTACGCTTGCGACACCATCGCGCTCGACGACGACCCGGAGGTGCTGCGCACCCGCATCCGCGAATGGTGGGGCATCACCGACGACGTCTCGGCGAGGAAGACCGTCGGCCTCCTGCTCGACGGCATGCACAGCTCGACATTCGAGGTCATCGCACCGTTGGTGGCCGAGGCGATCAGCAGAACCCCTGGCCACGACCCGGAGGTCCATCGAGAATTCCTCGCGGCCCGGGCAGCCGCTCGTGGCGAGTCACCGGGCTACTGGATCGGCCACTACAACGCCCTCTACAACCTGCGGACCGCGAAACTCCTCCGTAATACGGTGTCCGACAGACACTTTCCCACGCATGTCCGCGCCTGGGATCTCGGCAGACTGCCGTTTGTGGTGCGGACCTGCCTGCGTTCGGGCTACCTCGAGGTCGACGAGTGCTGGCCGATGCTGTTCGCCGGGCTCGACTCGGCGCGGAGCTATTACGCCAACTGGCGTCAGTTCGCGCACGGCGTCGTGATCGGGCGCGCCTACTGGAGCGCACTCACCGACATCGGGAAGGCGGGCGATGCCGCGCAGGCCGCCGGCAACTGGGTCAACGCCCTCCTGGTGCGATCAGACAGTCCGTGGCGGCGGATGCCCCTCTGGCCCGAGGAAGAGCCGCAACGTCGCGTTCCGTAA
- a CDS encoding NAD(P)/FAD-dependent oxidoreductase, which yields MTTAVVVGAGPNGLAAALHLARSGVDVQVLEASDTVGGGSRSGELTVSGVIHDHCSAFHPLGVGSPFWAEVGLEKYGLTWRWPAIDCAHPLDSGDVGLLYKSVEDTAAGLGEDGRRWQMAFGDLARNFDDLGHDLLRPIVHVPSHPLRLAAFGPRAVLPATVLARWFRTERGRALYGGIAAHLFARFDRPLTAALGLMIAASGHRYGWPVAEGGSGSITTAAAAALTDAGGKIETGVRVESRADIPDVDLVLLDLSPAQVLSIYGDAMPARIKRAYQRYRVGASAFKVDFAIEGDIPWANRDCARAGAVHLGGDFEEVRDSERRRAAGVMVDRPFVLLGQQYVADPSRSNGPVNPIYAYAHVPRGYDGDATEAVIAQIERFAPGFRDRIIATVSTGTDQLRSYNANFATGDIIGGANDGLQMVVRPRLGLDPYAVGVDGVFLCSQSSPPGAGIHGLCGYHAASSALRSLK from the coding sequence GTGACCACCGCCGTTGTCGTCGGAGCCGGGCCCAACGGTCTCGCCGCAGCACTCCATCTCGCCCGCAGCGGGGTGGACGTGCAGGTTCTGGAGGCGTCGGACACGGTGGGCGGGGGATCGCGCTCGGGCGAGCTCACGGTCTCGGGCGTCATCCACGACCATTGCTCGGCGTTCCACCCGCTCGGCGTGGGGTCTCCGTTCTGGGCGGAGGTGGGTCTGGAGAAATACGGACTCACCTGGAGGTGGCCCGCGATCGACTGCGCGCATCCGCTCGATTCGGGAGATGTCGGCCTGCTCTACAAGTCCGTCGAGGACACCGCCGCGGGCCTCGGTGAGGACGGACGGCGATGGCAGATGGCATTCGGCGATCTGGCCAGGAACTTCGACGACCTCGGACATGATCTCCTCCGGCCCATCGTCCACGTTCCGTCGCACCCGCTCCGGCTGGCCGCGTTCGGTCCGCGAGCGGTGTTGCCGGCCACCGTGTTGGCCCGCTGGTTCCGCACCGAACGTGGACGGGCCCTCTACGGCGGGATCGCCGCCCATCTGTTCGCACGTTTCGACCGCCCGTTGACCGCTGCCCTTGGACTGATGATCGCGGCGAGCGGGCACCGCTACGGATGGCCGGTCGCCGAGGGCGGGTCGGGGTCGATCACCACCGCGGCGGCCGCTGCGTTGACCGACGCGGGCGGAAAGATCGAGACCGGTGTGCGGGTGGAGTCCCGAGCCGACATCCCCGATGTCGACCTCGTCCTGCTGGATCTGTCCCCGGCACAGGTGCTCTCGATCTACGGGGACGCGATGCCGGCCCGGATCAAGCGGGCCTATCAGCGCTATCGCGTCGGGGCCTCGGCATTCAAGGTGGACTTCGCCATCGAGGGTGACATCCCGTGGGCCAACCGGGACTGTGCGCGGGCCGGAGCCGTTCATCTGGGAGGCGACTTCGAGGAAGTGCGTGACTCCGAGCGCCGCCGCGCCGCCGGCGTCATGGTGGACCGCCCGTTCGTGCTGCTCGGTCAGCAATATGTCGCCGATCCCAGCCGCAGCAACGGGCCGGTGAACCCGATCTACGCCTATGCACACGTGCCTCGCGGTTACGACGGTGATGCCACCGAGGCCGTCATCGCACAGATCGAGCGGTTCGCGCCCGGCTTCCGCGATCGAATCATCGCCACCGTGAGCACCGGAACCGATCAACTGCGTTCGTACAATGCCAATTTCGCGACCGGAGACATCATCGGCGGCGCCAACGACGGCCTGCAGATGGTGGTCCGTCCGCGGCTCGGGCTCGATCCGTACGCGGTCGGTGTGGACGGGGTCTTCCTGTGCTCGCAGTCGTCCCCGCCGGGCGCGGGCATCCACGGATTGTGTGGATACCACGCGGCATCGTCTGCCCTGCGATCGCTGAAGTGA